Proteins from a single region of Pseudomonas sp. 10S4:
- a CDS encoding gluconokinase, whose translation MNHPITALVIMGVAGCGKTCVSEALCQLSGATAIEGDTFHPAANIEKMSAGIPLNDEDRAGWLDSLCDELRRVDAKGERPVLTCSALKHSYREVLRSALPGLGFVFLELTPEVAAERVSHRPGHFMPSTLIDSQFATLESPVGEPLTLALDASNHSVDELAQQAQAWWLKHGLKLAG comes from the coding sequence ATGAATCATCCCATCACCGCCCTGGTCATCATGGGCGTTGCCGGTTGCGGCAAGACTTGCGTCAGCGAGGCCTTGTGCCAACTCAGCGGCGCGACTGCCATTGAAGGCGATACTTTCCACCCTGCCGCCAATATCGAAAAGATGAGCGCGGGTATTCCCCTGAATGACGAAGACCGTGCCGGCTGGCTCGACAGCCTGTGCGATGAACTGCGCCGCGTCGATGCCAAGGGCGAACGCCCGGTGCTGACCTGTTCGGCCCTCAAACACAGTTACCGCGAAGTACTGCGCAGTGCCTTGCCGGGCCTGGGCTTTGTGTTCCTTGAGCTGACCCCTGAAGTCGCCGCCGAGCGGGTGTCCCATCGACCGGGCCACTTCATGCCGTCGACCCTGATCGACAGCCAGTTCGCCACCCTTGAGTCGCCAGTCGGCGAACCCTTGACCCTGGCCCTCGACGCCTCGAATCACAGCGTCGACGAATTGGCTCAACAAGCTCAAGCCTGGTGGCTCAAACACGGTTTGAAACTCGCCGGTTAA
- a CDS encoding LacI family DNA-binding transcriptional regulator has translation MTSPKNDKNTRTTGRPTLNEVARLAGVSPITASRALRGVSTVATELVEKVQKAALELNYVVNPAARALASAQSHSVVVLVPSLSNLLFIDTLEAIHQVLRPKGFEVLIGNFHYSRDEEENLLRNYMAYQPRGLLLTGFDRTESSRRMIEASNIPCVYMMELDSGAGLNCVGFSQLAAGETAAEHLLSRGRKRLAYIGAQLDQRTLLRGEGFRKSLQKAGLYDPDLEVLTPRASSVGLGGELFLQLLASHPDVDAIFFGNDDLAQGALLEAMRCGIKIPEQVAILGFNDLPASAHMVPRLSSISTPREAIGRRAAEQMLTLMAGNAVAKPVQDMGFELKVREST, from the coding sequence ATGACCTCCCCTAAAAACGACAAAAATACACGCACCACCGGCCGCCCTACCCTCAATGAAGTCGCGCGCCTGGCCGGCGTCAGTCCGATTACCGCTTCCCGGGCCTTGCGCGGTGTCAGCACCGTGGCCACCGAACTGGTGGAAAAAGTCCAGAAAGCGGCGCTTGAGCTGAACTACGTGGTCAACCCCGCCGCCCGCGCCCTCGCCTCGGCCCAGAGCCATTCGGTGGTGGTGTTGGTGCCGTCGCTGTCCAACCTGTTGTTCATCGACACCCTGGAAGCCATTCATCAGGTTCTTCGGCCCAAGGGCTTTGAAGTGCTGATCGGCAACTTCCATTACTCGCGCGATGAAGAAGAAAACCTGCTGCGTAACTACATGGCCTATCAGCCACGCGGCTTGCTGCTGACCGGTTTCGACCGCACCGAAAGCTCGCGACGGATGATCGAGGCGAGCAATATTCCCTGCGTGTATATGATGGAACTGGACAGCGGCGCGGGCCTTAATTGCGTCGGTTTCTCGCAACTGGCCGCTGGCGAAACGGCAGCCGAGCATCTGCTGTCCCGCGGTCGCAAACGCCTGGCCTACATCGGCGCGCAGCTCGACCAACGCACCTTGTTGCGCGGCGAAGGTTTCCGCAAATCCCTGCAAAAGGCCGGCTTGTATGACCCGGACCTCGAAGTGCTGACCCCGCGCGCGTCCTCCGTCGGTTTGGGCGGCGAACTGTTCCTGCAACTGCTGGCCAGCCATCCGGACGTCGATGCGATCTTCTTTGGCAACGACGACCTGGCCCAGGGTGCACTGCTCGAAGCCATGCGTTGCGGGATCAAGATCCCCGAGCAAGTGGCGATCCTCGGCTTCAACGACCTGCCGGCCTCGGCGCACATGGTGCCGCGCCTGAGCAGCATCAGCACCCCACGCGAAGCCATCGGCCGGCGCGCGGCGGAACAGATGCTGACGCTGATGGCCGGCAATGCAGTGGCCAAACCGGTGCAGGACATGGGGTTTGAGTTGAAGGTGCGGGAAAGCACCTAA